A genome region from Pristis pectinata isolate sPriPec2 chromosome 4, sPriPec2.1.pri, whole genome shotgun sequence includes the following:
- the kif20a gene encoding kinesin-like protein KIF20A, translated as MATGIISPNVYSDEEEAAIWESTALNGGDVKKQLLPDFSVISPASNVPSCSDSVQTPAETSQEDRIKIYLRVRPFTEAELEKGESQGCVLIENSETLVLRAPKDSFAMRSCERGIGQAMHKFTFSQIFDPETSQKLFFDVVMKNLVKESLEGQNCLVYTYGVSNSGKTYTIQGTRQDNGILPRSLAVIFNSIQGKLYPRLDLKPNLCNDVIKLDNKMVRQEELKKLSLLGIVREEDLQTPMKKNPEFRLKEGLSCDSDSGIGGMSSVSNFEETASRWADHDTVVIQQEEHIQYSIWVSFFEIYNELAYDLLDTAPTANRKRQTLKLCEDKNGNTYVKDLTWINVGDAEEAWKILKVGRKNQSIASTHVNQNSSRSHSIFSIRIIHVSEDWKSILQTSELTLCDLAGSERCKEQKCGSRLKEATNINTSLHTLGRCISALRQNQQIKSKPNVVPFRDSKLTRVFQGFFANHGKSCMIVNINQCASTYDETLQVMKFSAIASQLIQAPSMKLFPSIRSLLREHDGWNNCNAQEPVEEQEEYDDEEENDNEDDPDISTLDKESLQKIIECLQQHLIKEKQEKLLMESEIRQSVVSEMMEQYNAMERHWSEQLEEQKDRLEDAFEAKMKNYQEYVKFYYQQSSAEEESSESDDEMCDGKALTKKIHELEATIQQLKAERKSACQPKRQSARLASTSLRNELHAVQLELVNTKTELEQSKAEAAFNAEELKRYKEMVEPPAGVKHLTINADRKLEEGQRHAKALQKELQKIEQVLQTSERACCHNTEAEKLRHTLAKCEDLMLKQDHTLAELQKVMILLKLDMKRKNACIAEQYHTVRQLQEGPGCNKRRCAGNIENQPPQEKKPFLTGLLTPLRRANLQRGNTPSTYILRSRAKLDKPLHRVEAKYQVNY; from the exons ATGGCTACAGGAATAATTTCTCCAAATGTATACTCTGATGAAGAGGAGGCGGCCATTTGGGAATCAACTGCTCTTAATGGTGGTGATGTTAAAAAGCAGTTGTTACCAGACTTCTCTGTCATCTCACCAGCAAGCAATGTGCCAAGTTGTTCTGATTCAGTGCAGACCCCTGCAGAGACTTCTCAAGAAGACAGAATTAAGATCTACCTCCGGGTTAGACCTTTTACAGAAGCTGAACTTGAGAAAGGAGAGTCACAG GGCTGTGTTCTCATCGAGAATTCTGAAACGCTTGTACTACGCGCTCCCAAGGATTCATTTGCTATGAGGAGCTGTGAGCGAGGGATTGGTCAGGCGATGCACAAATTTACCTTCTCACag ATATTTGATCCTGAGACAAGCCAGAAGTTGTTCTTTGACGTTGTCATGAAGAACCTAGTAAAAGAATCCCTGGAGGGACAGAATTGCTTGGTTTATACCTACGGTGTATCAAACTCTGGAAAAACCTACACCATTCAAG GCACCAGGCAAGATAATGGGATCTTGCCACGGTCACTGGCAGTAATTTTCAACAGCATCCAAGGAAAACTGTATCCCAGATTGGACCTAAAGCCTAACCTCTGTAATGATGTAATCAAGTTGGATAATAAGATGGTGAGGCAAGAGGAGTTGAAGAAACTTTCGTTACTGGGCATTGTCAGAGAG gaGGATCTGCAAACTCCAATGAAAAAGAATCCAGAGTTTAGACTGAAGGAAGGTCTCAGCTGTGATTCTGATAGTGGTATTGGGGGCATGTCATCTGTCAGTAATTTCGAAG AGACTGCATCCCGTTGGGCTGATCATGATACAGTTGTTATCCAGCAGGAGGAGCACATCCAGTATTCCATTTGGGTCTCCTTCTTTGAAATTTACAACGAACTTGCCTATGACTTGCTGGACACTGCTCCTACTGCAAACCGCAAACGACAAACCTTAAAGCTATGTGAGGATAAAAATGGAAACACTTATGTAAAAG atctgaCCTGGATCAATGTGGGTGATGCAGAAGAAGCCTGGAAAATTCTTAAAGTGGGCCGTAAAAACCAAAGCATAGCCAGCACACATGTGAACCAAAATTCCAGTAGGAG TCACAGTATCTTCTCGATTCGCATCATTCATGTGTCCGAAGATTGGAAATCCATACTGCAAACAAGCGA ATTAACTTTGTGTGACCTGGCTGGCTCTGAACGCTGCAAAGAACAGAAGTGTGGTAGCAGGTTGAAGGAGGCAACAAACATCAACACTTCTCTGCACACACTCGGCAGGTGCATCAGTGCCTTGCGTCAGAACCAGCAGATCAA GTCAAAGCCCAATGTGGTGCCTTTCCGGGACAGTAAATTGACTCGTGTATTCCAAGGGTTTTTCGCTAACCATGGGAAATCCTGTATGATTGTGAACATTAATCAGTGTGCATCCACATATGATGAAACATTACAAGTCATGAAATTCTCAGCTATTGCCAGCCAG CTGATACAGGCACCTTCAATGAAGCTATTTCCTTCTATCCGATCACTACTCCGAGAGCATGATGGATGGAACAACTGCAACGCACAAGAACCAGTTGAAGAACAGGAGGAATATGATGATGAGGAAGAGAATGATAATGAAGATGACCCTGATATCAGTACATTGGACAAGGAG TCATTGCAGAAAATTATTGAATGCCTACAGCAGCACCTGATTAAAGAAAAGCAGGAGAAGCTATTAATGGAGAGCGAGATCAGACAAAGTGTTGTCAGTGAGATGATGGAACAATACAATGCTATGGAGAGACACTGGAG TGAGCAACTTGAGGAACAAAAAGATCGTCTGGAAGATGCCTTTGAAGCAAAGATGAAAAATTACCAAGAATATGTGAAATTCTATTATCAGCAATCTTCTGCTGAAGAGGAAAGTTCTGAATCTGATGATGAAATGTGTGATGGTAAAGCACTG aCAAAGAAAATCCATGAACTAGAAGCAACTATTCAGCAACTGAAGGCAGAACGAAAGTCTGCTTGCCAGCCAAAGAGGCAATCTGCTCGCTTGGCCAGTACGAGCCTCCGAAATGAGCTGCATGCTGTTCAGTTGGAACTGGTGAATACAAAAACTGAGCTGGAGCAAAGCAAAGCAGAAGCAGCGTTCAATGCAGAGG AATTGAAGCGATATAAGGAAATGGTGGAGCCTCCTGCTGGAGTAAAACATCTTACAATTAATGCAGACCGAAAACTAGAAGAGGGACAGAGG CATGCAAAAGCCTTGCAGAAGGAGTTACAGAAAATAGAGCAGGTACTGCAGACATCAGAGAGAGCATGTTGCCATAACACTGAAGCAGAGAAACTGCGGCATACTCTAGCCAAATGTGAAGACCTAATGTTAAAACAG GATCATACATTGGCAGAGCTGCAGAAAGTGATGATTTTGCTAAAGTTGGACATGAAACGCAAAAATGCCTGCATTGCGGAGCAGTATCACACAGTCCGCCAGCTTCAGGAGGGTCCTGGCTGCAACAAGCGTCGCTGTGCCGGCAATATTGAAAATCAACCACCCCAGGAAAAGAAGCCCTTCCTAACTGGTCTCCTGACCCCATTGAGGCGTGCCAACCTGCAGCGCGGTAACACTCCTTCCACTTATATTCTGCGATCCCGGGCAAAGCTGGACAAACCACTGCATCGTGTGGAAGCAAAATACCAAGTAAATTATTAG